In Nocardia asteroides, a single genomic region encodes these proteins:
- a CDS encoding amidohydrolase family protein: protein MTQAADIPIFDADSHMYETADALTRFLPEQYRRAVQYVQIGRHTRLAINGRITDFIPNPTFDRVAAPGAHEKFFAGENTEGLTLREMQGSAIEAPAATRNPADRIAELDRQGVRETLNYPTLASLVEHSAADDPRLTLAIIHALNRWMLEHWGYAYRDRIFSTPIINCAEVDGARRELEYILDNGARVALIKPAPVKGINGWRSPALPEFDPFWRDVEAAGLPIVLHASQPPLDEYVNRWEPPATENFMAMSSFRWLALGHREISDMIGSLICHGTLTRFPKLRIASVENGSSWIHPLFHDLEDLTRKMPQNFPEDPLAVFRRNIWVSPFWEGSVADVVETVGWDRVMFGSDYPHPEGLPEPKAYRKYAEGMDERRTWDFLGDNARRFLGLPIENPDPAARKPPVAATV, encoded by the coding sequence ATGACCCAGGCCGCCGACATCCCGATCTTCGACGCCGACTCGCACATGTACGAGACGGCCGACGCGCTCACCAGGTTCCTGCCCGAGCAGTACCGCCGGGCGGTGCAGTACGTGCAGATCGGGCGGCACACCCGGCTCGCCATCAACGGCCGGATCACCGACTTCATCCCGAACCCGACCTTCGACCGGGTCGCCGCGCCCGGCGCGCACGAGAAGTTCTTCGCCGGGGAGAACACCGAGGGGCTGACCCTGCGCGAGATGCAGGGATCGGCCATCGAAGCGCCCGCCGCCACCCGCAACCCCGCGGACCGGATCGCCGAGCTGGACCGGCAGGGCGTGCGCGAGACGCTGAACTACCCCACCCTCGCCAGCCTGGTCGAGCACTCCGCCGCCGACGACCCCCGGCTCACCCTCGCCATCATTCACGCGCTCAACCGGTGGATGCTCGAGCACTGGGGCTACGCGTACCGGGACCGGATCTTCAGCACCCCGATCATCAACTGCGCCGAGGTCGACGGCGCCCGGCGCGAGCTGGAGTACATCCTGGACAACGGCGCCAGGGTCGCGCTGATCAAACCCGCGCCGGTCAAGGGCATCAACGGCTGGCGCTCCCCCGCGCTGCCCGAGTTCGACCCGTTCTGGCGCGACGTCGAGGCCGCCGGGCTGCCGATCGTGCTGCACGCCAGCCAGCCCCCGCTGGACGAGTACGTGAACAGGTGGGAGCCGCCGGCCACCGAGAACTTCATGGCCATGAGCTCGTTCCGCTGGCTGGCGCTCGGGCACCGCGAGATCTCGGACATGATCGGCAGCCTGATCTGCCACGGCACGCTCACCCGGTTCCCGAAGCTGCGCATCGCCAGCGTGGAGAACGGCAGCTCCTGGATCCATCCGCTCTTCCACGATCTGGAGGATCTGACCAGGAAGATGCCGCAGAACTTCCCCGAGGACCCGCTGGCGGTCTTCCGGCGCAATATCTGGGTGAGCCCGTTCTGGGAGGGCTCGGTCGCCGACGTGGTCGAGACCGTCGGCTGGGACCGGGTCATGTTCGGCTCGGACTACCCGCACCCGGAGGGGCTGCCCGAGCCCAAGGCGTACCGCAAGTACGCCGAGGGCATGGACGAGCGGCGTACCTGGGACTTCCTCGGCGACAACGCCCGCCGGTTCCTGGGGCTGCCGATCGAGAACCCCGACCCCGCCGCCCGCAAACCCCCCGTCGCCGCCACCGTGTAG
- a CDS encoding amidohydrolase family protein — protein sequence MDKNDMILVSVDDHIIEPPDMFDGRLPARYAEDAPRLVRMDNGADMWKFRDRVIPNVALNAVAGRPKEEYGLEPEGLDEIRPGCYNVDERVKDMNAGGVLAQMNFPSFPGFAARLFATEDSDFSLALVQAYNDWHIEEWCGAYPGRFIPMALPVIWDAELCAAEVRRVSKKGVHSLTFTENPAALGYPSFHNEYWNPLWKALVDTDTVLNVHIGSSGKLSIPAADSPPDVMITLQPMNIVSAAADLLWSRPVKEYRDLKIGLSEGGTGWIPYFLERVDRTYEMHSTWTMQDFGGKLPSEVFRDHFLTCFISDPIGVRLRNEIGIDNIAWEMDYPHSDSMWPGAPEQLSAVFEAENVTDDEIAKMTHRNALRWYSFDPFAHVPREKATVGALRAASAGHDVSIRALSRHQTTAAEKLAAFRSQIDAATAHQAAE from the coding sequence GTGGACAAGAACGACATGATCCTGGTCAGCGTCGACGACCACATCATCGAACCGCCCGACATGTTCGACGGCAGGCTGCCCGCCAGGTACGCCGAGGACGCGCCCCGGCTGGTGCGCATGGACAACGGCGCCGACATGTGGAAGTTCCGCGACCGGGTGATCCCGAACGTCGCGCTGAACGCCGTCGCCGGCCGCCCCAAGGAGGAGTACGGGCTCGAACCCGAGGGCCTCGACGAGATCCGCCCCGGCTGCTACAACGTCGACGAGCGGGTCAAGGACATGAACGCCGGCGGCGTGCTGGCGCAGATGAACTTCCCGTCCTTCCCCGGCTTCGCCGCCCGGCTCTTCGCCACCGAGGACTCGGACTTCTCGCTGGCCCTGGTGCAGGCCTACAACGACTGGCACATCGAGGAGTGGTGCGGCGCCTACCCCGGCCGCTTCATCCCGATGGCGCTGCCGGTGATCTGGGACGCCGAGCTCTGCGCGGCCGAGGTGCGCCGGGTGTCGAAGAAGGGCGTGCACTCGCTCACCTTCACCGAGAACCCCGCCGCGCTCGGCTACCCGAGCTTCCACAACGAGTACTGGAACCCGCTGTGGAAGGCGCTCGTCGACACCGACACCGTGCTCAACGTGCACATCGGCTCCTCCGGCAAGCTCTCGATCCCCGCCGCCGACTCCCCGCCCGACGTCATGATCACGCTGCAGCCGATGAACATCGTCTCCGCCGCCGCCGACCTGCTGTGGTCGCGCCCGGTGAAGGAGTACCGGGATCTCAAGATCGGGCTCTCCGAGGGAGGCACCGGCTGGATCCCCTACTTCCTGGAGCGCGTCGACCGCACCTACGAGATGCACTCCACCTGGACCATGCAGGACTTCGGCGGCAAGCTGCCCAGCGAGGTCTTCCGCGACCACTTCCTGACCTGCTTCATCAGCGACCCGATCGGGGTGCGGCTGCGCAACGAGATCGGCATCGACAACATCGCCTGGGAGATGGACTACCCGCACAGCGACTCCATGTGGCCCGGCGCCCCCGAGCAGCTGAGCGCGGTCTTCGAGGCGGAGAACGTGACCGACGACGAGATCGCCAAGATGACCCACCGCAACGCCCTGAGGTGGTACTCCTTCGACCCGTTCGCGCACGTGCCGCGGGAGAAGGCCACCGTCGGCGCGCTGCGCGCCGCCTCGGCAGGCCACGACGTCAGCATCAGGGCGCTGAGCCGCCACCAGACCACGGCCGCGGAGAAGCTCGCCGCCTTCCGCTCGCAGATCGACGCGGCCACCGCGCACCAGGCCGCCGAATAG
- a CDS encoding flavin-containing monooxygenase, producing the protein MGAFRPSSTAIIGAGIAGLTAGKMLADYGVPYTCFEASDRIGGNWAFGNPNGHSSAYRSLHIDTSKYQLSFRDFPMPQTYPDFPHHSLIKRYLDDYAASFDLLDTIEFGTAVVRAEHHPEGGWTLHLGTGEQREAEFLVVANGHHWDPRFPDFPGRFDGEVIHSHAYIDPAHPLDLRNRRILVVGLGNSAADITVELSSRALGNTVYLSTRSGSWIVPKYMAGRPVDKYGAALPFVPRPVYRAAVNAFAEFISGNPERWGLPRPRHRFLDAHGTQSVELPLRLGSGDVLPKPDISELDGTLVRFTDGSSAEFDVIIYATGYNITFPFFDPDFLSAPGNRIPLYKRILRPGTPDLAFAGLAQSVPTLFPFVECQARLIAAYAAGEYLPPPEAEMERVVAEDERRYLGHVLDRPRHTQQVEFFPYERQLRLEELPRGRARAQAVELVNR; encoded by the coding sequence ATGGGAGCGTTCCGGCCGTCTTCGACGGCGATCATCGGCGCGGGCATCGCCGGGCTGACCGCGGGGAAGATGCTCGCCGACTACGGCGTTCCCTACACCTGCTTCGAGGCGTCCGACCGCATCGGCGGCAACTGGGCCTTCGGCAACCCGAACGGCCACTCCAGCGCGTACCGGTCGCTGCACATCGACACCTCGAAGTACCAGCTGTCCTTTCGCGACTTCCCGATGCCGCAGACCTACCCGGACTTCCCGCACCACAGCCTGATCAAGCGGTACCTGGACGACTACGCCGCCTCCTTCGACCTGCTCGACACCATCGAGTTCGGCACCGCGGTGGTCCGCGCCGAACACCACCCGGAGGGCGGCTGGACGCTGCACCTCGGCACCGGCGAGCAGCGCGAGGCCGAGTTCCTCGTGGTCGCCAACGGGCACCACTGGGACCCGCGCTTCCCCGACTTCCCCGGCCGCTTCGACGGGGAGGTGATCCACTCGCACGCCTACATCGATCCCGCGCACCCGCTCGACCTGCGGAACAGGCGCATCCTGGTGGTCGGGCTCGGTAACAGCGCCGCCGACATCACCGTGGAGCTCTCCTCCCGGGCGCTGGGCAACACCGTGTACCTCTCCACCCGCTCCGGCTCCTGGATCGTGCCGAAGTACATGGCCGGGCGGCCGGTCGACAAGTACGGCGCGGCCCTGCCCTTCGTCCCGCGCCCGGTCTACCGCGCGGCGGTGAACGCCTTCGCCGAGTTCATCTCCGGCAACCCCGAACGCTGGGGGCTGCCGCGCCCGCGGCACCGGTTCCTGGACGCGCACGGCACCCAGTCGGTGGAGCTGCCGCTGCGGCTCGGCTCCGGCGACGTGCTGCCGAAGCCGGACATCAGCGAGCTGGACGGCACGCTGGTGCGCTTCACCGACGGCAGCAGCGCCGAGTTCGACGTCATCATCTACGCCACCGGGTACAACATCACCTTCCCCTTCTTCGACCCGGACTTCCTCAGCGCGCCGGGCAACCGCATCCCGCTCTACAAGCGGATCCTGCGGCCGGGCACCCCGGATCTGGCCTTCGCGGGGCTGGCCCAGTCGGTGCCGACGCTGTTCCCGTTCGTGGAGTGCCAGGCCAGGCTGATCGCCGCCTACGCCGCGGGGGAGTACCTGCCGCCACCGGAGGCGGAGATGGAGCGGGTCGTCGCCGAGGACGAGCGGCGCTACCTCGGGCACGTGCTCGACCGGCCGCGCCACACCCAGCAGGTGGAGTTCTTCCCCTACGAGCGGCAGCTGCGCCTGGAAGAGTTGCCGCGGGGCCGGGCCAGGGCACAGGCCGTGGAGCTGGTGAACCGTTGA
- a CDS encoding dihydrodipicolinate reductase: MPDTIAPAPLRVVQWTTGNVARAAVPAVLRHPLLELVGCYAWSPEKAGRDAALLCGLPEPCGVEASADIPALLALRPDCVVYTPLHLDAEVVERLLRAGINVVTTAEFLTGHSVPGLRERLDAAARAGGASLFGSGMNPGYTQLLGAVATGICSEVRHIRTVESVDVSHFAADSNMDALGWGRPLHDPGHADDVRAAVAVFEDGVYVLADCLGIALDAVECRVEFAAAKRDLDLPGRPIAAGTVAGLDVRFVGISAGRELIDLHQRWVMDHEVEPPMPAEHGYRIEVDGNPKVTLTLGLLPDQPLDTLTAADLHGIGMRITAMPIVHAIPHVVAARPGIVTYADLPVPAAQHFP, encoded by the coding sequence ATGCCGGACACCATCGCGCCCGCCCCGCTGCGGGTCGTCCAGTGGACGACGGGCAATGTCGCCCGCGCCGCCGTCCCCGCCGTGCTGCGGCACCCCCTGCTCGAACTCGTCGGCTGCTACGCCTGGTCGCCGGAGAAGGCGGGCCGCGATGCCGCGCTGCTCTGCGGCCTCCCCGAGCCCTGCGGGGTCGAGGCCTCCGCCGACATCCCGGCGCTGCTCGCGCTGCGGCCGGACTGCGTCGTCTACACGCCGCTGCACTTGGACGCCGAGGTGGTCGAGCGGCTGCTGCGCGCGGGGATCAATGTGGTGACCACCGCGGAGTTCCTGACCGGCCACAGCGTTCCCGGACTGCGCGAGCGGCTGGACGCCGCCGCCCGCGCGGGCGGGGCGAGCCTGTTCGGCAGCGGCATGAACCCGGGCTACACCCAGCTGCTCGGCGCGGTCGCCACCGGAATCTGCAGCGAGGTGCGGCACATCAGGACGGTGGAGTCCGTCGACGTCAGCCACTTCGCCGCCGACTCGAACATGGACGCGCTCGGCTGGGGGCGGCCGCTGCACGATCCCGGCCACGCCGACGATGTGCGCGCCGCGGTCGCGGTCTTCGAGGACGGCGTGTACGTCCTGGCGGACTGCCTCGGCATCGCACTCGACGCCGTCGAGTGCCGCGTCGAATTCGCTGCCGCGAAGCGCGATCTCGACCTGCCGGGGCGGCCCATCGCGGCCGGGACCGTCGCCGGGCTCGACGTGCGGTTCGTCGGCATCAGCGCGGGCCGGGAGCTGATCGACCTGCATCAGCGCTGGGTGATGGACCACGAGGTGGAGCCGCCGATGCCCGCCGAGCACGGGTACCGGATCGAGGTCGACGGCAACCCGAAGGTCACGCTGACGCTCGGGCTGCTGCCCGACCAGCCGCTGGACACGCTCACCGCCGCGGACCTGCACGGGATCGGCATGCGGATCACCGCCATGCCCATCGTGCACGCGATTCCGCACGTCGTCGCCGCGCGGCCCGGCATCGTCACCTACGCGGACCTCCCGGTGCCTGCGGCCCAGCACTTCCCGTGA
- a CDS encoding dihydrodipicolinate reductase: MRTVVQFSTGNVGRHSLRAIIGRPDLELAGVHAASPAKIGRDAAELCDWSEPTGIIATDDVEALLALRPDCVVYTALAETRPVEAIDQLSAILAAGINVVGSSLVWMAAPRHAEDWVREPLEKACAAGGSSLYINGIDPGYSGDTLVHTALSLAARVEAVAVQEIFDYGNYDDAEFTGAAMGFGVAEDEELPPLYLPGVVESMWGGQVRSLAAALGITLDETRQRTERWFTPERIDCTMMTVLPGQMAAVRFATEGVLNGKPVISLEHINRLTPAAAPDWDYPPDGHTGVHRVVVDGDPRVEINTHVSHPLFDATDAGCISTAARVVNAIDWVCAAPAGLVSVEDIPPVAVVKGLVW; this comes from the coding sequence ATGCGCACAGTAGTCCAGTTCTCCACGGGTAATGTCGGGCGGCACTCGCTGCGGGCCATCATCGGCCGCCCCGACCTCGAGCTGGCCGGGGTGCACGCCGCGAGCCCGGCCAAGATCGGCCGGGACGCCGCCGAGCTCTGCGACTGGAGCGAACCCACCGGCATCATCGCCACCGACGATGTCGAGGCGCTGCTGGCCCTGCGGCCGGACTGCGTGGTCTACACCGCGCTCGCCGAGACCAGGCCGGTGGAGGCGATCGACCAGCTCTCCGCCATCCTCGCCGCCGGGATCAACGTGGTCGGCTCGTCGCTGGTGTGGATGGCCGCCCCCCGGCACGCCGAGGACTGGGTGCGCGAGCCGCTGGAGAAGGCGTGCGCCGCCGGCGGCTCCTCGCTGTACATCAACGGCATCGACCCGGGCTACTCCGGCGACACCCTGGTGCACACCGCGCTCAGCCTCGCCGCCAGGGTCGAGGCGGTCGCGGTGCAGGAGATCTTCGACTACGGCAACTACGACGACGCCGAGTTCACCGGCGCCGCCATGGGATTCGGCGTCGCCGAGGACGAGGAGCTGCCGCCGCTGTACCTGCCGGGCGTGGTCGAGTCCATGTGGGGCGGGCAGGTGCGCAGCCTGGCCGCGGCGCTCGGCATCACGCTGGACGAGACCAGGCAGCGCACCGAGCGGTGGTTCACGCCCGAGCGCATCGACTGCACCATGATGACGGTGCTGCCCGGGCAGATGGCCGCCGTGCGGTTCGCCACCGAGGGTGTGCTGAACGGGAAGCCGGTGATCAGCCTCGAGCACATCAACCGCCTCACCCCGGCCGCCGCGCCGGACTGGGACTACCCGCCGGACGGCCACACCGGCGTGCACCGGGTGGTGGTCGACGGCGATCCGCGGGTCGAGATCAACACCCACGTCTCGCACCCGCTGTTCGACGCGACCGACGCGGGCTGTATCTCGACCGCCGCCCGGGTGGTCAATGCGATCGACTGGGTCTGCGCCGCTCCCGCCGGGCTGGTCTCGGTCGAGGACATTCCGCCGGTCGCGGTCGTCAAGGGCCTCGTCTGGTGA
- a CDS encoding ABC transporter substrate-binding protein: MSPFTRTRWAALPCLALAAALFASGCSGGADSAATPADKSVLGQPNKATGAPVRIGFVTTGPKAPVYTEELEVATATAAYINDYLGGIDGRPIELITCEDELQVSLARNCANKFVQSDAVAVVSGELNSADTITSITSPSGMPYVTAAGGQQSLLLPNTYVLINALNSLAGVPAAYAKQQQYRKVAILTVDSPTAVEPLRQLGPFAFGNAGAQLDVVPVPLGTADMTPQVQAALAKQPDMFHLLGDVSFCTAALKAMRTLNTTQPVMTVTQCVGDADAAAQIPGGYSDVRVIANTVFDPAQPDTKIFDAVVDGSGAKDPRKAASAFRALLGLHSALNGAQGELSRQSVIARLSAMPEPAPLSLSGGDTFQCGSKPVPVVPNICSSAGLVGRAEEDGTLVDVEPIDTGAIFTMPGR, from the coding sequence ATGTCCCCCTTCACCCGCACCCGGTGGGCGGCGCTGCCGTGCCTCGCCCTCGCGGCCGCGTTGTTCGCCTCCGGCTGTTCCGGCGGTGCCGATTCGGCGGCGACCCCGGCGGACAAGTCCGTGCTCGGGCAGCCGAACAAGGCCACCGGTGCCCCGGTGCGCATCGGATTCGTCACCACCGGCCCGAAGGCGCCGGTCTACACCGAGGAGCTCGAGGTCGCCACCGCGACGGCCGCCTACATCAACGACTACCTCGGCGGGATCGATGGCCGCCCGATCGAGCTGATCACCTGCGAGGACGAACTCCAGGTGAGCCTGGCGCGCAACTGCGCCAACAAGTTCGTCCAGTCCGACGCGGTCGCCGTGGTCAGCGGTGAGCTGAACAGCGCCGACACCATCACCTCGATCACCTCACCGTCCGGGATGCCCTACGTCACCGCGGCCGGTGGGCAGCAGTCGCTGCTGCTGCCGAACACCTATGTGCTGATCAACGCGCTGAACTCGCTGGCGGGCGTGCCCGCCGCCTACGCGAAGCAGCAGCAGTACAGGAAGGTCGCCATCCTGACCGTCGATTCGCCGACCGCCGTCGAGCCGCTGCGCCAGCTCGGGCCGTTCGCCTTCGGCAATGCCGGCGCCCAGCTCGACGTGGTGCCGGTGCCGCTCGGCACCGCGGACATGACCCCGCAGGTCCAGGCGGCGCTGGCGAAGCAGCCGGACATGTTCCACCTGCTCGGCGACGTCTCGTTCTGCACCGCGGCGCTCAAGGCCATGCGGACGCTGAACACCACGCAGCCGGTCATGACGGTCACCCAGTGCGTCGGCGACGCCGATGCCGCCGCGCAGATCCCGGGTGGGTACTCCGACGTCCGGGTCATCGCCAATACCGTCTTCGACCCGGCGCAGCCGGACACGAAGATCTTCGACGCGGTGGTCGACGGCTCGGGCGCGAAGGATCCGCGCAAGGCGGCGTCGGCGTTCCGCGCGCTGCTCGGGCTGCACTCCGCGCTGAACGGCGCGCAGGGCGAGCTCAGCAGGCAGTCGGTGATCGCCCGGCTGAGCGCGATGCCCGAGCCCGCACCGCTCTCGCTCTCCGGCGGGGACACCTTCCAGTGCGGCAGCAAGCCGGTCCCCGTGGTCCCGAACATCTGCTCCAGCGCCGGGCTCGTCGGCCGGGCCGAGGAGGACGGCACCCTGGTCGACGTCGAGCCCATCGACACCGGCGCGATCTTCACCATGCCCGGCCGCTGA
- a CDS encoding ABC transporter ATP-binding protein: MSLRLAGVTAGYGKLAIVRGLDLEVRSGTVTALLGPNGSGKTTLMLTMAGLLPALGGEITVAGTRLPKAAPARANRAGVVLVPDSRALFTGLTVAEHLELARGRSRRPLDDILDLLPALRQRRRVAAGALSGGEQQMLAVGRALIQNPAVLLIDEMSMGLAPVVVEELLPAVRRVADDADAAVVLVEQHVRLALAVADDAVVLVHGDVTLRGPAAELARAPERLEAAYLGGESSTTAE, translated from the coding sequence ATGAGCCTGCGACTGGCCGGCGTGACCGCCGGATACGGCAAGCTGGCGATCGTGCGCGGCCTCGACCTCGAGGTCCGCTCCGGCACGGTCACCGCGCTGCTCGGACCGAACGGCTCCGGGAAGACCACGCTCATGCTGACCATGGCCGGGCTGCTTCCCGCGCTCGGCGGGGAGATCACCGTCGCGGGCACCCGCCTGCCGAAAGCCGCTCCGGCCAGGGCGAACCGGGCCGGTGTCGTGCTCGTGCCGGACAGCAGGGCGCTGTTCACCGGCCTGACCGTCGCCGAGCACCTCGAACTCGCCCGCGGCCGGAGCCGCCGCCCGCTCGATGACATCCTCGACCTGCTGCCCGCGCTGCGGCAGCGCCGCAGGGTCGCCGCGGGCGCGCTCTCCGGCGGCGAGCAGCAGATGCTCGCGGTCGGCCGGGCGCTGATCCAGAACCCCGCGGTGCTGCTCATCGACGAGATGAGCATGGGGCTGGCACCGGTCGTGGTGGAGGAGCTGCTGCCCGCCGTCCGGCGGGTCGCGGACGACGCCGATGCCGCGGTTGTCCTGGTCGAGCAACACGTGCGGCTGGCCCTCGCGGTCGCCGACGACGCCGTTGTCCTCGTCCACGGCGACGTGACGCTGCGCGGCCCGGCCGCGGAGCTCGCGCGGGCGCCGGAGCGCCTGGAGGCCGCCTACCTGGGCGGCGAAAGCAGCACAACCGCGGAGTGA